The genome window GCGATCGCACTAACGTGATTAGGAGTTGCTGATTGATTTGGTGTCGCTGCAAAAACTTCTACGTTACCTTCAGCGCTATTAAAATTTCGGTCAAATTCTTCTGAGTCTTGAGCTAAATACCAAACTCCTTCAATTGCACTAGCAACTCGCGGAATCGGTGTCCAGGATAGAAGTAAATATATGACTCCCCACAGCGGTTGTCCTAGATAGAACTTATGCAAACCGGCGATCGGTATTACTGTGCCAGTGAAAGCCAAAAGTGCGGCAACTTTTCTGCTTTTCAGTTTACTTAACATACTCAGTTTTACTCCACTGTAGCCACACTCATTTTTTGAGAAGACACTAGAATGCTGCATTCAAACAGTGCATCTGATCGCTTTCTTCTTTATGATAAATATTGATTGTTCTAACACACAAGTGAAGTTAGTTGCGATCGCCTTTACATAACTGTCAAGGTTCAAACTTTCGGCTCAAAATACCTTGAATTCAGCACTTAGTAGAAATTAGCTTTTTGTCAAGTCGTGAAATTTCGACAAAAATACGATCAAGTGTAGCCTTTGAGTCTAGACTAGAATGATACCAAATGCAACAATAAAGTCTCCTGAGCGAAAACACTCAGTTGAACATAAGTGCCATGGGATTTTTTGACTCTGAGATAGTTCAACAAGAAGCTAGGCAGCTTTTTGAGGATTACCAAGCCTTAATCAAACTTGGTCAAAACTACGGCAAGTTTGACCGCGAAGGCAA of Gloeocapsopsis sp. IPPAS B-1203 contains these proteins:
- a CDS encoding NINE protein produces the protein MLSKLKSRKVAALLAFTGTVIPIAGLHKFYLGQPLWGVIYLLLSWTPIPRVASAIEGVWYLAQDSEEFDRNFNSAEGNVEVFAATPNQSATPNHVSAIADALRQLDDLRQDGLISEYEFEQKRRQLLNKIV